The following proteins are encoded in a genomic region of Coffea eugenioides isolate CCC68of chromosome 6, Ceug_1.0, whole genome shotgun sequence:
- the LOC113772970 gene encoding uncharacterized protein LOC113772970: protein MAKQKQHQLVSTPARKKKRPAAREVDFASADGWMVVKKQRITILIPPLPVTQQFTVPNAEESQPQVSLRNTINAQSECSDKTYSQKHSVSQREKSWSLAPDSAIPTAKMAHPPRPTPLFPKLSNPRRSISYDNPQISNIRDQKSVGLFSAMKVRKPALIFGDRKPLLNRRMRTINIEKKLQRAGGLSSWLVSLGLERFVKIFRQKNVSKFQLANLTMKKLKDMGADAVGPRRKLMHAIDCLCQPYCFERF from the coding sequence ATGGCAAAGCAGAAACAGCACCAGCTTGTTTCTACGCCTGCAAGGAAGAAAAAGAGGCCAGCTGCTCGAGAAGTGGACTTTGCAAGTGCAGATGGTTGGATGGTTGTCAAGAAGCAAAGAATCACCATTTTGATCCCACCATTGCCAGTGACTCAGCAGTTTACGGTGCCTAATGCAGAAGAAAGCCAACCACAAGTGAGCCTGAGAAACACTATTAATGCCCAGTCAGAGTGTTCAGACAAGACGTACTCCCAGAAGCATTCAGTTTCTCAAAGAGAGAAATCCTGGTCACTGGCTCCTGATAGTGCTATTCCAACTGCTAAAATGGCTCATCCTCCTCGACCCACCCCGTTGTTCCCAAAGCTATCTAATCCAAGACGTTCTATATCTTATGATAATCCACAAATTAGCAATATCAGAGATCAGAAGTCAGTTGGTTTGTTCAGTGCTATGAAAGTGAGGAAACCAGCATTGATATTTGGTGACAGAAAGCCATTGCTGAACAGAAGAATGAGGACTATAAATATTGAGAAAAAGCTTCAAAGGGCTGGCGGTTTAAGCAGTTGGTTGGTCTCATTGGGCCTTGAACgttttgtaaaaatttttcgGCAGAAGAATGTGAGTAAATTCCAGTTGGCAAATCTGACGATGAAGAAGCTCAAGGATATGGGTGCAGATGCTGTTGGTCCCCGGAGAAAGCTGATGCATGCGATTGACTGCCTCTGCCAACCGTATTGTTTTGAGCGGTTTTGA